Below is a window of Synechococcus sp. PCC 7335 DNA.
AAGCGGGCTGGACAAATGTAAAAAATAATCGATCTAAGCCAAGCAATCCGCGTCAAGCTGATGCAAAAGCGGGCTGGACAAATATAAAAGATAATCGACCTAAGCCAAGCAATCCCCGTCAAGCTGATGCGAAAGAAGGCTGGACAAGCCGGTCTAAACCTACCAATCCTCGCAGCGATAAAGGGCTCTTGACCTATAGACCAGGCGCGGAAATGATTTCTGGTAATCGGGTGAAGCAGTGGCAAAGAGCCATGAGGCGGCAGGGCTATGACATAGCTGTTGATGGCATCTATGGTCCTCAAAGCCAATCAGTTGCTCGCCAGTTTCAGCGAAAAAAAGGACTGGATACGGACGGCATCGTGGGGCCAAAGACCTGGGCTGCTAGCCTTCGCTCTAAACCAAGTAATCCGCGTCAAGCTGATGCAAAAGAAGGCTGGACAAATATAAAAGATAATCGACCTAAGCCAAGCAATCCTCGTCAAGCTGATGCGAAAGAAGGCTGGACAAGCCGGTCTAAACCTACCAATCCTCGCAGCGATAAAGGGCTCTTGACCTATAGACCAGGCGCGGAAATGATTTCTGGTAATCGGGTGAAGCAGTGGCAAAGAGCCATGAGGCGGCAGGGCTATGACATAGCTGTTGATGGCATCTATGGTCCTCAAAGCCAATCAGTTGCTCGCCAGTTTCAGCGAAAAAAAGGACTGGATACGGACGGCATCGTGGGGCCAAAGACCTGGGCTGCTAGCCTTCGCTCTAAACCAAGTAATCCGCGTCAAGCTGATGCGAAAGAAGGCTGGACAAATATAAAAGATAATCGACCTAAGCCAAGCAATCCTCGTCAAGCTGATGCGAAAGAAGGCTGGACAAATATAAAAGATAATCAATCTAAGCCAAGCAATTTTCCTAGGCCAAGCAATCCGCGTCAGGCTGATGCAAAAGAAGGCTGGAGCAGTATAAATGCTCTTGGCGAACGTGATAATTCGCCAAACTCTATTTCCGAAATGGATACCAATCAAAGATTTACGGAATCTCTTAAACGTGCAGCTTCTCAGCTAGATGACGAAATTAAAGAGGAATTTGAAGCATTTCTGACACCTGAGAACATCGCTATTATGGCGGGTACAACAGCGCTCTGGGCAGCGTCCCACGTGACTCCGGCAGGCTGGCTAGTCGATGGGGCTTTGATAGGCATGGGTGTTTTGAGCAGCGGTCTTGAAGCCATTGATGCAGCCAAAGGTTTTTATAACTTTGCGAGTGGCACTCTAAATGCCAAAACAGAATCTGATTTAGATGCTGCTGGAGAACAGCTCGCAGAAGCGATTACAATAGCTGGAATAGGTGTTGTCACTGGTTTGTTGCGTAAAGGACTTACTTCTAGAAGAAATAATATTGGCGAAGGAGACAATGTTAATAGAAGAAGCAATTTCGCAGATGAAACTGGTGATAAAAGTAGTATTGAACCTACTAAAGGAACAAAAGGACAAATCCTTGACGCAAAAGATGTTCTAGATCGACTTAGAATAGGTGTAACCGAAATAGATCTAGAAAGAGATTTAAATAATTCCGGCTGGGTGCGGATGTCAGGCTACCAAGGTAAAGGGTCTGTGATTTGGACTAGCCCAGACCTTAGTGAAAGCGTACGCATTCGAACGCCAAAAGGAGGAAAGCCTAAGGCAAGGGTATATAATGGCCCCGCAGGCGGTTGGGAAGGTGCGATAGATAGAAAGGGTAATGGAGAACAGCCTCTAGACTTGCAAGGGAAGCCGTCGGGGAAAGCGTATACTCATCATGACCTGCTTCCATAGCTAGCTCTCTTTTGAAAAACCGTACATCGGGCCTTAGCTTTAACTTGTTTGTACTCAGTGTCTGGCGATAACTGACCAGTATCAGGTAGCAAACACTTAAGAAATTCCATCGGCAGATCACTAAAAGGAGTGACTAAGCTCTTGCACCAATCTCAGTACGGGTTGTGTCACTGGCCAAACCTGGAAAAAGGGCGTCTGATCAAGCAAGACAGACGTAGCGCTGACATATAGCAAGGTGCGGATGCATTCGCACCTTGCGAGTCACTTAGCCTGTTGAAGCACAAGGGTTATAGCCAATGACCATGCCGTAAGCTAAGTCACCAAAGCTATAGCTGCTCAGTTTGGGTTTGAGATTGTTCTTAGATCACGAGCCATTTCAGCCTAATGAGACTGGTGCAAAATCTGAGTAGAGCTAAGCGGCGAAAGCTATAGGTTCACTCTAGACTGAGTGTTTCAATCTCTTTCATTAGCTCGCTGGCAAACCCATCTACATCCATTAGCTCCATGTTCCCTAAAGCCATACATTCTTCAGGTGTATACTTTTCATCACTGCCAATGACTTCTTGAACCCAGTAGGCAACCCTAGTTGGATCATCAAAAAACTCTGTTGCCTTTGCTTTGACATCGCCGTCTACTTTGGCCATCAAACACACATTCAAAAGCTTTCCAAGCGGATGCTCTGGCGTAGTAGATAGCAATACAGCGATCGCATTGATAACAGCCGACTGGTTTGATGACATAGAAGATCCTGCCTAGGTAGGTTTGGTTATATAGCTTTAGTTCTGTTTTATACACCACTTTTTCACGGTGTAAAAGTGCTTTTAGTGGCAAGCGTGTTTTGTATCAAGTGGGCGAGTCTTTAAAAGGTGTTTTACGTGGTCTAAACAGTGAGTGTGATCGCTTTTTGGGGTCTTTTATCTTTTGGTCTTTTTAGGAAAGCACACTTTGATAGGCTAGTGTACAGTTTGGGGATGCAACTCTACGAGAATGTCTTAGCAGATGGCTTCTGACAACCTATGAAGGTTCAAATACCACTCATTCATCAGCTTACGTTCAAGTCCAAGCTGATTCTTTTAACCCTCTTTGCTAGCATTAGCTCGGTTATTGTGATCGCGATCCTCAGCATCGGGCTAAGTCGACGGGGGCTACGCCAAGCGGCCTTTAGTCAACTGAACGTCCTGCGCTCAGAGCAAGCTGAGCAGGTTCAGAACTATTTTCAGCAACTACAAAGTCATACGCTTACTTTGTCGGCTAATCGTGCGATTGTGGTGGCAATGGTAGAGTTCAACAAAGAATTTCGTCGGCTCGATCGTCAATTTATTCCTACCGAATGGGATGAGCCGTTGAAGCGCTACTATGAGGCAAACTATTTTCCTCGGCTATCTGACATTACGGGTAGTGAACCGCGCTTTGGGAGCTATCGACCGTCCGGCCAGGCGGCCCGCTATCTACAGCACTATTATCTTTCGCAAAATGACTATCTGGACGCTGAGAAAAATCAGCTAATCACGGCGGATGATGACAGCGAATACAGTCGCTACCATAGCGAGTTTCATCCTTTGTTGAATGATATTGCTCAGCAGTTTGGCTACGCTGATTTGTATTTGATCAATCAGAAGACGGGCGATATTGTCTACTCGGTGAACAAGCGACCCGACTACGGCACGAACTTAGAAACAGGCGCTTACCGAGACAGCAGTTTGGCAGATTTGGTGGCTACCGTTCGGGAAAGTTCAGCACGGGGAGAAGTGG
It encodes the following:
- a CDS encoding peptidoglycan-binding protein, whose protein sequence is MSEVALGANAMVSQSPNELEGTFDLFSNPFDQSSHLNLFGEPLSQPPQMMIKLEERSEALLSAIGSVSAAGVVARSGKPTTQTSFHGDEFVTQLPFIDTPVAVGAQFIQRGAQWFDRAAAAGTELATPLGYQAAQDISVVRNAWDSVIARWKAPDNPLRQAMTSQVAEAASEINYIVRKVQESGVVDQFRDRLEAVREQTTPWFERFLNRLEEVSGYTAIAEAEPLTGNDTSSKWLYQRAQVPFVGIIDNDFNSQAHGRQVADVIQQAGQQPPDWTAASVGTGDWATSLVDFVDAAKVFGRTNAIVNLSFDLTEVDSAGNLTTRFELTKEEKQALAYAQENSVLVVISSGNQAGKMSALGRAAQAFDNVIAVGAAKDGRRADYSSYGHGLTLVASGQGKEKMEGTSIAAARTTGAIAKIWNEQPQLSYRQVVQLLESTAIDLEKPGWDPETGHGQLNTSAALDFVTVASTLPSASPSNSSRQIQTQAITADRPNPVTDPPDLPTWQPDNSGRVPGERPNLNPRQADAKAGWTNVKNNRSKPSNPRQADAKAGWTNIKDNRPKPSNPRQADAKEGWTSRSKPTNPRSDKGLLTYRPGAEMISGNRVKQWQRAMRRQGYDIAVDGIYGPQSQSVARQFQRKKGLDTDGIVGPKTWAASLRSKPSNPRQADAKEGWTNIKDNRPKPSNPRQADAKEGWTSRSKPTNPRSDKGLLTYRPGAEMISGNRVKQWQRAMRRQGYDIAVDGIYGPQSQSVARQFQRKKGLDTDGIVGPKTWAASLRSKPSNPRQADAKEGWTNIKDNRPKPSNPRQADAKEGWTNIKDNQSKPSNFPRPSNPRQADAKEGWSSINALGERDNSPNSISEMDTNQRFTESLKRAASQLDDEIKEEFEAFLTPENIAIMAGTTALWAASHVTPAGWLVDGALIGMGVLSSGLEAIDAAKGFYNFASGTLNAKTESDLDAAGEQLAEAITIAGIGVVTGLLRKGLTSRRNNIGEGDNVNRRSNFADETGDKSSIEPTKGTKGQILDAKDVLDRLRIGVTEIDLERDLNNSGWVRMSGYQGKGSVIWTSPDLSESVRIRTPKGGKPKARVYNGPAGGWEGAIDRKGNGEQPLDLQGKPSGKAYTHHDLLP